The Spirosoma radiotolerans genome has a window encoding:
- a CDS encoding sensor histidine kinase — protein sequence MLRKLLVTALLQLLLSGRSLTLLHAQPPNVVFNRLLDKGEFPSQTVYSIARDRQGFIWFGTRRCPVRYDGQSVRSFLFPETYLITGMAADSANRMWVASDRRGICRIDPHTLRLTPILKAPKTTGYFYESSTGEGWFSTVNGVGRLNLRTHHVDYYSFRQTTYQGLKAKGFLEDKQHRLWVIGSDNGVFRFDRRANRFICVLGIDCPDPKRSQQLYLSRGCVDASGILWIGAYGHGLLRLDPDTEQFSFFKLPNEPNRITCVEEGQDENKKRVLWVGDENGLLVFRPEQRQFFRLTNMQAAPFQTNVLYRDSSNGVLWVGTSTGVFSYNPQDNLIRTITLPTSLVRQPVVVKVIAADPQDTTGQTFWLGLSHTGILRWHRPTNRFSLIPFPRGESEAMWFQQTATQLWIGLRNWGYKGDGVIVYDTRLHRFVDTPAGKRAGTLFSVPFVDHGLIDRQQRLWVGNNDEGLQVLDMRTGKPLPYWSDSIRAALHRNNNFLTGLAIDATDRIWLSTYRGLYYVAEPGHRFVWADGAQPTTKLPDDLATNAVLAARNGHVWAARWGSVTESLPNGRLVTMLTARDGLYDRENRRLAEDQEGTIWIGNFDGLHSYNPINKRFLRLTANDGLSQNTVTAALYMHQGTELFIGQQNGIDHVDVTQLHRRTSLPPVVVTSFHVHEQERPIEPTRPIQLSRTDNAFSVDFTTLRYSRLANTQYAYFLEGLDERWNYSGASHRAYYTNLDPGQYTLHLKAADSFGNWSQKPLLLSIEILPAYYETWWFRGLIVLLVAGFLYGLYRYRINQLMRVLHIRNRISADLHDEIGSSLSGIGILGTMIKQNLPAEHPSGSMVERIVSEARHVSNSLDDIVWSINPNNDELSNLIARINRYAAELFEASGIIYQISVPDTIQHLTLPMEKRQDLYLISKEAVNNLVKHAQATQASLKISLEHQRLYLEVRDNGIGFDPNAETERNGVRNMQMRAKNLHGELAITSVPGQGTSLQLSFPVLF from the coding sequence ATGCTCAGAAAACTATTGGTCACAGCATTACTTCAACTACTGCTGAGTGGCCGATCGTTAACTCTACTTCATGCCCAGCCGCCGAACGTCGTGTTTAACCGCCTGCTGGATAAAGGCGAGTTTCCCAGCCAGACTGTGTATAGCATAGCCCGAGACAGGCAGGGATTTATCTGGTTCGGTACACGCCGTTGCCCGGTTCGGTACGATGGGCAGTCAGTCCGGAGTTTCCTCTTTCCCGAAACCTATTTGATAACAGGCATGGCTGCCGATTCGGCCAATCGGATGTGGGTTGCCAGCGACAGGCGCGGGATCTGCCGCATCGATCCGCATACGCTCCGTCTGACCCCCATCCTGAAGGCCCCCAAGACGACCGGTTATTTCTACGAAAGTTCAACCGGAGAAGGCTGGTTCAGTACGGTCAACGGCGTTGGGCGCCTGAATCTCCGCACCCACCATGTTGACTATTACTCGTTTCGGCAAACAACATACCAGGGCCTGAAGGCAAAAGGATTTCTGGAAGACAAACAACACCGGTTGTGGGTAATTGGCAGTGATAATGGCGTCTTTCGCTTCGACCGCCGGGCCAATCGCTTTATCTGCGTACTGGGCATCGATTGTCCGGACCCAAAACGCAGTCAACAACTGTACCTCAGCCGGGGCTGCGTCGATGCCAGCGGGATTCTCTGGATTGGCGCCTACGGGCATGGCCTCCTGCGCCTTGATCCCGACACAGAGCAGTTTTCGTTTTTCAAATTGCCCAATGAACCCAACCGGATTACCTGCGTTGAAGAAGGGCAGGATGAGAATAAGAAGCGGGTCCTTTGGGTTGGCGATGAAAACGGGCTGTTGGTATTCCGGCCGGAGCAACGTCAGTTTTTTCGGCTGACGAACATGCAGGCGGCTCCGTTTCAAACCAATGTCTTGTATCGGGATTCGAGTAATGGGGTTTTATGGGTGGGTACCTCGACGGGCGTTTTCAGCTACAATCCTCAGGACAACCTTATCCGAACCATTACCCTGCCGACTTCTTTAGTTCGCCAGCCCGTGGTCGTCAAAGTAATAGCCGCCGATCCGCAGGATACAACGGGACAGACTTTTTGGCTGGGCTTATCACATACCGGTATTCTTCGTTGGCATCGTCCAACGAACCGGTTTAGCCTTATTCCGTTTCCGCGTGGCGAGTCGGAAGCCATGTGGTTTCAACAGACGGCTACTCAATTATGGATAGGGCTCCGTAATTGGGGGTATAAAGGCGATGGAGTGATCGTTTACGACACGCGGCTACATCGGTTTGTGGACACACCAGCAGGGAAACGGGCCGGAACGCTGTTTTCGGTGCCTTTCGTCGATCATGGACTCATCGACAGGCAGCAACGACTGTGGGTGGGTAACAACGACGAAGGCCTTCAGGTACTCGATATGCGTACCGGTAAGCCCTTGCCGTATTGGTCTGACTCCATTCGCGCAGCCCTGCACCGAAACAATAATTTCCTGACGGGGCTGGCCATCGACGCCACCGACCGCATTTGGTTGTCGACGTACCGGGGCCTGTATTATGTAGCCGAGCCCGGTCATCGCTTTGTGTGGGCCGACGGCGCTCAGCCCACCACTAAATTGCCCGATGACCTCGCCACAAATGCCGTTCTGGCTGCCAGAAACGGCCATGTGTGGGCGGCCCGTTGGGGAAGTGTGACAGAAAGCCTGCCAAATGGGCGATTAGTCACTATGTTGACGGCCCGAGACGGATTGTATGACCGCGAAAACCGGCGATTGGCCGAAGATCAGGAAGGCACGATCTGGATTGGTAACTTCGACGGGCTCCACAGTTATAATCCAATCAACAAGCGATTTCTGCGCTTAACGGCCAATGATGGCTTGAGCCAGAATACCGTGACGGCTGCGCTCTATATGCATCAGGGTACCGAGTTATTCATTGGTCAGCAAAACGGGATCGATCATGTCGATGTAACCCAACTGCATCGTCGGACCAGCCTACCGCCGGTTGTCGTGACGTCTTTTCACGTCCACGAGCAGGAGCGACCCATCGAGCCCACACGCCCAATCCAGCTGTCCCGAACGGATAATGCGTTTAGTGTTGATTTTACAACCTTGCGGTATAGCCGGTTAGCCAACACGCAGTACGCCTATTTTCTGGAAGGGCTGGATGAACGATGGAATTACAGTGGGGCGTCGCACCGGGCTTATTATACAAACCTGGATCCTGGCCAGTATACATTGCATTTGAAAGCCGCCGACTCGTTTGGCAACTGGAGCCAGAAACCGCTTCTATTGTCGATTGAGATTCTGCCCGCCTATTACGAAACCTGGTGGTTCAGGGGGTTGATCGTGCTGCTGGTGGCTGGGTTTTTATATGGCCTGTATCGATACCGTATCAATCAACTGATGCGTGTTCTGCACATTCGTAACCGAATTTCAGCCGACTTGCACGACGAGATTGGGTCATCCCTGAGTGGCATTGGTATCTTAGGAACCATGATCAAGCAAAACCTCCCGGCCGAGCACCCATCGGGGTCGATGGTTGAGCGGATCGTTTCGGAAGCCCGGCATGTGAGTAATTCCCTGGATGATATTGTCTGGAGCATCAACCCCAATAATGATGAGCTCAGCAATTTGATTGCTCGTATCAACCGCTATGCCGCGGAGTTATTCGAAGCATCGGGGATTATCTATCAGATCAGCGTGCCGGATACGATTCAGCACCTGACCTTGCCCATGGAAAAGCGCCAGGATCTCTATTTGATCTCGAAAGAAGCCGTCAATAACCTGGTTAAACACGCCCAGGCGACCCAGGCGTCTCTGAAAATCAGTCTGGAACACCAGCGCCTTTATCTGGAGGTACGTGACAACGGGATCGGCTTCGATCCGAACGCAGAAACGGAACGGAATGGCGTTCGAAATATGCAGATGCGGGCTAAAAACCTGCACGGCGAGTTGGCCATCACCTCTGTGCCGGGGCAGGGTACATCGCTGCAACTCAGTTTTCCGGTGTTGTTCTAA
- a CDS encoding YdeI/OmpD-associated family protein gives MKMPEKEIDTFCPTDRQHWREWLQEHHDKKQSIWLVYHKKKSTSDRLAYSDAVDEALCFGWIDSVAKPVDDYTYRQFFSRRKPKSVWSKINKEKVQRLIDSGLMTEVGMRAIDIAKQNGSWTILDDAEALVIPPDLEEAFQKRPNAGRYFQTLSRSDKRNLLQWLVLAKRPETRQNRILELIDQADQNRKPKQIQGGLNKQPPETPV, from the coding sequence ATGAAGATGCCCGAAAAAGAAATCGACACATTTTGCCCGACAGACCGGCAACACTGGCGGGAATGGCTGCAGGAGCACCACGATAAAAAACAATCTATTTGGCTGGTGTACCATAAAAAGAAGTCGACCAGTGACCGACTAGCGTATAGCGACGCAGTCGATGAAGCCCTTTGCTTTGGGTGGATCGATAGCGTGGCAAAACCGGTGGACGACTACACCTACAGACAGTTTTTCAGCCGGAGAAAACCGAAAAGCGTCTGGTCGAAAATCAATAAAGAAAAAGTTCAGCGACTCATTGACAGCGGATTAATGACCGAGGTCGGGATGAGGGCTATTGATATAGCCAAACAGAATGGCTCCTGGACAATTCTGGACGATGCCGAAGCGCTGGTTATCCCTCCAGATCTGGAAGAGGCTTTTCAAAAAAGGCCGAACGCAGGACGTTATTTCCAAACGCTAAGCCGGTCAGACAAACGAAACCTTCTACAGTGGCTCGTGCTGGCCAAACGGCCAGAAACCCGACAAAATCGAATCCTTGAACTGATCGACCAGGCCGACCAAAATCGGAAGCCAAAACAAATTCAGGGGGGGCTAAATAAACAACCACCCGAGACTCCTGTGTAA
- a CDS encoding M14 family metallopeptidase has protein sequence MKKPLHLLLCLLATSVFAQPKPSFMTPYERSQGKETATYAEIIDYYQRLDKQFDQAKLIDVGKTDVGKPLHLLLLSADKVFTARPDRVTLLINNGIHPGEPEGIDACMMMARDLLLANKLPKNVLLAIIPVFNVGGSLNRGVSRVNQNGPTTYGFRGNARNLNLNRDFIKAEAENTRSFQTIFQQLKPQVFIDNHTSDGADYQHVVTYFATQKDKLHPAVSGYMTQTFQPELDKRLTDKGFPPAPYVNHPKDTPESGLLGYNDSPRYSTGYAAMFNCFGFTLETHMWKDYPARVKGSYAFDEAVLRLCERDARTILANKQRADAAVSQQTTFALNYRLDRTRTDSVTFLGYEAVYKPSEVSGLKRLYYDRSKPFTKRIPYQNTFVADLQLTKPNAYLIPQGWREAIALLKRNGVALQALAKDSLITVSAYYLEDYKTGSRPYEGHYVHTGVKVRTETQRIQFYKGDYVIPTNHPTNRYLMETLEPQAADSFFAWNFFDSVLDQKEYFADYIFEDTAADLLRKDPALRQQLADKRAADKAFAENADAQLNFIYKQTPYFEKTFNRYPVYRLENRP, from the coding sequence ATGAAAAAACCGCTTCATCTGCTACTTTGCCTGCTTGCCACATCGGTCTTCGCTCAGCCCAAACCCTCCTTCATGACACCCTACGAGCGTAGCCAGGGGAAAGAAACGGCTACCTACGCCGAAATCATTGACTATTACCAACGGCTGGATAAGCAATTTGATCAGGCGAAACTGATCGACGTGGGAAAAACAGACGTGGGTAAACCGCTGCACCTACTGCTTCTTTCGGCAGATAAAGTGTTTACGGCCCGACCCGACCGGGTCACTCTGCTGATCAATAACGGCATCCACCCCGGTGAGCCGGAGGGTATCGATGCCTGTATGATGATGGCCCGCGATCTGCTGCTGGCGAACAAGTTGCCGAAAAATGTACTGCTGGCGATCATACCCGTATTCAACGTGGGCGGCTCACTGAACCGGGGTGTATCCCGGGTGAACCAGAACGGACCGACAACGTATGGTTTCCGGGGTAATGCCCGTAACCTGAACCTCAACCGTGATTTTATTAAAGCGGAGGCAGAGAATACGCGTTCGTTTCAGACAATCTTTCAGCAGCTGAAGCCGCAGGTCTTCATCGACAACCACACCAGCGACGGGGCCGATTACCAACACGTCGTTACGTATTTTGCCACCCAGAAAGACAAACTTCACCCGGCCGTGTCGGGCTACATGACACAAACCTTTCAACCGGAACTGGATAAGCGGCTTACCGATAAAGGATTTCCTCCAGCACCCTATGTGAACCATCCAAAAGATACGCCCGAAAGCGGCCTGCTGGGTTACAACGATTCTCCCCGCTATTCGACAGGCTATGCCGCTATGTTCAACTGCTTTGGCTTTACACTCGAAACACACATGTGGAAAGATTATCCGGCGAGGGTAAAGGGCAGTTATGCCTTCGATGAAGCCGTGTTGCGCTTGTGCGAGCGCGATGCCCGCACAATTCTGGCCAACAAGCAACGCGCCGATGCGGCCGTCAGCCAGCAAACGACTTTTGCGCTCAACTACCGGCTCGACCGCACCCGGACAGATTCGGTTACATTCCTGGGCTACGAAGCGGTTTACAAACCCAGTGAGGTATCGGGTCTGAAGCGACTTTATTACGACCGGAGCAAACCCTTTACGAAACGCATTCCGTATCAGAACACGTTTGTGGCCGACCTTCAACTGACCAAACCCAATGCATACCTGATTCCGCAGGGATGGCGGGAAGCCATTGCCCTGCTGAAACGAAATGGTGTTGCCTTGCAGGCGCTCGCCAAAGACAGCCTGATCACTGTATCGGCGTATTATCTGGAGGACTATAAAACAGGATCTCGTCCGTATGAGGGCCATTATGTTCACACGGGCGTGAAGGTCAGGACGGAGACCCAACGCATACAGTTTTACAAGGGCGATTATGTTATTCCAACCAATCACCCCACAAACCGCTACCTGATGGAAACGCTGGAACCACAAGCAGCCGACTCATTTTTTGCCTGGAATTTCTTCGACAGTGTGCTGGATCAGAAGGAATATTTCGCCGATTACATTTTTGAGGACACGGCGGCTGACCTGCTTCGCAAAGACCCGGCCCTGCGCCAGCAACTAGCCGACAAGCGGGCCGCCGACAAAGCGTTCGCCGAAAATGCCGATGCCCAGTTAAACTTCATCTATAAGCAGACGCCCTATTTCGAAAAGACGTTTAACCGGTATCCGGTGTATCGATTGGAGAACAGGCCTTGA
- a CDS encoding sialate O-acetylesterase, which yields MVLQRDANNRARVQIAGSYSRQLDMVEARAVVRTTGQGTTTAWSTLQVNPTNGQFSGNLDVTGGWYKIQVRGSKGGNLVAVDSVERFGVGEVFAIIGHSNAQGSSCIVDGVNRCPSINGASDDRVTVIAVDPNTSTFQQYLNTADTQYIPGLNFDQLMTHNGSSPFGEYAWLWGHMGDELVRRLNVPVLLYNAGFGGTTMQFNYWAAYDIPFQHSFVRYDLRMPYANLRNLMNLYVPTTGIRAVLIQHGENDRGNPTDSTYKYYSKVIDKMRTEFNKPDLGCIVALSSFVGGRFDNVRSAQTQIINRTNYKAFQGPDLDQISSIDDRPDGIHFSPTGQVKAGDLWAAAISTVWASAAPYTAEAQPMTSLSCADSNRVVIAQPAGYAYRWSTGSLLQRLTVGAGTYSARIMNSQKKTYFPPATVVPAVVQPASPVLTTDNGTLSICRRTGLRLNSSYSGPNLWSTSATSSSIVVTTPGVYSVQAVEPVYGCLSAAVSRTVTVAPVDLSITLQTSRLAVALNDTVGFRLLVNNKSGCDAGSVSIQSRLPPNLTFVSAANPLRLSNNIVSGTISGLSAGTTVSQQYIARVTTAGTYRTTAEITSTVNPDINSTQNNGTANGEDDEAQTYVRTFTYSPNRYESANPGQVLLPIVRGNQPLADSTKADLSLRMQVSRPAALTGQLVDISLIVTNQGGLTATNVVVNNVLPSGVVFISSASGLTLSGSVLSGSIRSIPAGQSVSLVFTVRLASSGFYTNQAQIMSVTQSDPDSRPGNGYTNGEDDQCSVTLRTSS from the coding sequence ATGGTTCTCCAGCGAGATGCCAACAACCGGGCCAGGGTCCAGATCGCCGGTAGCTATAGTCGGCAGTTGGATATGGTCGAAGCCCGGGCAGTGGTACGGACCACTGGGCAAGGCACGACGACAGCCTGGTCTACCTTACAAGTCAATCCAACGAATGGTCAGTTCAGCGGTAATCTGGACGTAACGGGAGGCTGGTATAAAATTCAGGTAAGGGGATCAAAAGGTGGCAATCTGGTGGCAGTCGATTCGGTGGAGCGGTTTGGCGTGGGGGAGGTCTTTGCGATCATCGGTCACTCCAATGCCCAGGGATCAAGTTGTATCGTGGACGGAGTAAACCGTTGTCCTTCTATAAACGGGGCCAGTGATGACCGGGTGACGGTAATAGCCGTAGACCCCAATACCAGTACGTTTCAACAATACCTAAATACCGCCGATACACAATATATACCCGGCCTGAACTTCGATCAGTTGATGACCCATAACGGTAGCTCGCCTTTCGGGGAGTACGCCTGGTTATGGGGGCATATGGGCGATGAATTGGTCAGACGCCTGAATGTGCCCGTCTTGCTGTACAATGCCGGATTTGGAGGAACCACCATGCAGTTTAATTACTGGGCCGCTTACGACATTCCCTTTCAGCATTCGTTTGTGCGGTATGATCTGCGTATGCCGTATGCTAACCTGCGTAATCTGATGAATCTCTACGTGCCCACAACCGGCATTCGGGCCGTCCTGATTCAACATGGTGAAAATGACCGGGGAAATCCGACCGATTCGACCTATAAATACTACAGCAAAGTGATCGACAAAATGAGGACAGAGTTTAACAAGCCAGATTTAGGCTGCATTGTGGCTTTGTCTTCGTTTGTGGGCGGTCGTTTTGATAACGTGCGATCGGCCCAAACGCAGATCATAAACCGAACCAATTACAAAGCCTTCCAGGGGCCTGATCTTGACCAGATCAGCTCCATCGACGACCGGCCTGATGGCATTCATTTCTCACCAACCGGCCAGGTAAAAGCCGGTGATTTGTGGGCGGCAGCAATCAGCACGGTTTGGGCGTCTGCTGCGCCGTACACGGCAGAGGCACAACCAATGACAAGCCTGAGTTGCGCTGACTCCAATCGAGTGGTTATCGCCCAGCCCGCCGGATACGCCTATCGGTGGAGTACGGGCAGTTTGCTCCAGCGATTAACGGTGGGCGCAGGTACCTATTCGGCCCGGATCATGAATAGTCAGAAAAAGACCTATTTCCCACCCGCTACAGTGGTGCCAGCCGTTGTGCAGCCTGCTTCCCCCGTTTTAACCACAGACAATGGCACATTGAGTATTTGTCGCCGTACCGGGCTGCGGCTCAACTCCTCTTATTCGGGGCCGAACCTATGGAGTACGAGCGCTACCTCCTCATCGATTGTTGTTACTACACCAGGCGTGTATAGCGTTCAGGCCGTAGAACCCGTATACGGTTGTTTGTCAGCGGCCGTTAGCCGGACCGTTACAGTAGCCCCTGTTGACTTAAGCATTACCCTGCAGACGTCGCGACTGGCTGTGGCCCTCAACGATACCGTTGGCTTTCGGTTGCTGGTTAATAACAAAAGTGGTTGCGATGCGGGCAGTGTATCCATCCAAAGTCGCTTACCACCCAATTTGACGTTCGTTTCAGCCGCCAACCCGCTCAGGCTTTCGAACAACATAGTTAGTGGTACGATTTCGGGTTTATCTGCTGGCACAACAGTCAGTCAGCAATATATCGCCCGGGTAACCACCGCAGGGACTTACCGCACCACCGCTGAAATTACGTCGACGGTTAACCCCGACATAAATTCGACACAGAACAATGGTACGGCTAATGGAGAAGACGACGAAGCGCAAACGTATGTACGGACATTTACGTATTCCCCCAATCGGTATGAGTCGGCCAACCCTGGCCAGGTCCTTCTTCCAATCGTTCGGGGGAATCAACCCCTGGCCGATTCGACCAAAGCCGACTTAAGTTTACGGATGCAAGTCAGTCGGCCAGCGGCCTTGACGGGCCAACTGGTGGATATTAGCCTGATTGTAACCAATCAGGGAGGCTTAACAGCGACAAACGTGGTCGTGAACAATGTGCTGCCCTCGGGTGTCGTTTTTATTTCCTCTGCCTCAGGCCTGACGCTGAGTGGGTCAGTGCTCAGCGGTTCCATTCGCTCCATTCCCGCCGGACAGTCGGTGAGTCTAGTATTTACGGTCCGGTTAGCCAGCAGTGGTTTCTATACAAATCAAGCGCAGATCATGAGTGTTACTCAATCGGACCCGGACTCGAGGCCTGGAAATGGGTATACGAATGGGGAAGACGACCAGTGTAGCGTTACGCTACGCACATCCAGTTAA
- a CDS encoding RidA family protein codes for MIKLLFSLVIGLVLVSCGRAQPIEPPHVPTGYLYKVEPGIPGKQVYVCNQRPFTVTGELVGPGNLRAQAQQVFENLKTSLQSVDMTLRNVTQVTYSIRGTSVTVDTTNARVLSNLGTAYFTQVPNIVEMKNVSQLAREDVLIEVEVIAVK; via the coding sequence ATGATAAAGCTCTTGTTTAGTTTAGTTATTGGTCTGGTGCTGGTCTCCTGTGGTCGGGCTCAACCCATCGAACCGCCCCACGTTCCGACGGGTTATTTATATAAAGTTGAACCGGGTATTCCGGGTAAGCAGGTGTATGTGTGTAATCAACGGCCCTTCACAGTAACGGGTGAATTAGTGGGACCAGGAAATTTAAGGGCACAGGCCCAGCAGGTCTTTGAAAACCTGAAAACCTCGCTCCAGAGTGTCGATATGACGCTTCGTAATGTAACCCAGGTGACCTACTCCATCAGAGGTACTTCAGTTACTGTCGATACGACCAATGCTCGGGTGCTCAGCAATCTGGGTACGGCTTATTTTACGCAGGTGCCCAATATTGTCGAGATGAAAAATGTATCCCAGCTTGCTCGTGAAGATGTGTTGATTGAGGTTGAGGTTATTGCCGTGAAGTAG
- a CDS encoding M23 family metallopeptidase — MIRLFTLISLTLLLFTRTNAQSPIEVFYEKDNTGAYAFFCRNMGFCPYTVTVTFTELTGLRASVTLPYQADVRPGQYSLFKLQPQPNQSNSFRYKVSFIKGCKQPKVDTAVVYLLPASPGKRVSATELAYIGKLYAGQADPKDWYSLAIKMNSGDTVFAARRGTVSAVRSDAALIGTHLGFNRDDNMVEINHPDCSFATYTVFRPKSIFVEPGQFVEAGTPLGIVGGENYDFGPHVRFAVHYNYEAPVIKNGQPTDEKHYWAYVPVRFWLKDEQQAGRLVPRTLYLSDHPASIIEQEMSKRELKKWQKSHLK, encoded by the coding sequence ATGATTCGCCTGTTCACACTCATCAGCTTAACCCTTTTGCTTTTCACCAGGACCAACGCCCAGTCGCCCATTGAGGTTTTTTATGAAAAAGACAACACGGGGGCGTATGCCTTTTTCTGTCGTAATATGGGCTTCTGCCCCTACACGGTTACCGTTACATTCACCGAATTGACCGGGCTTCGGGCCTCGGTGACGCTACCCTATCAGGCAGATGTCAGGCCGGGGCAGTATTCGCTTTTTAAGCTACAGCCTCAACCCAATCAATCCAATTCGTTTCGGTATAAAGTCAGTTTCATAAAAGGCTGTAAACAACCTAAAGTCGATACGGCAGTGGTGTATCTGCTGCCAGCGAGTCCGGGCAAACGAGTTAGTGCCACCGAATTAGCGTATATTGGCAAACTCTATGCCGGCCAGGCAGACCCCAAAGACTGGTATTCGCTGGCCATTAAAATGAACAGCGGAGACACCGTGTTTGCGGCCCGCCGGGGAACGGTATCGGCGGTGCGCAGTGATGCCGCGCTCATCGGGACTCATCTGGGATTTAACCGCGACGACAACATGGTCGAGATCAATCATCCCGACTGTAGCTTTGCCACCTACACCGTTTTCCGGCCCAAAAGTATTTTCGTCGAGCCGGGTCAGTTTGTCGAAGCGGGAACCCCACTCGGTATCGTTGGAGGTGAAAACTACGATTTTGGGCCACACGTTCGGTTTGCCGTGCATTATAATTACGAAGCGCCTGTCATCAAAAACGGCCAGCCAACCGATGAGAAGCACTATTGGGCCTATGTACCGGTTCGATTCTGGCTCAAGGACGAGCAGCAAGCCGGCCGGTTAGTGCCCCGAACGCTGTACCTGTCCGACCATCCTGCATCGATTATTGAACAGGAAATGAGCAAACGGGAACTGAAGAAGTGGCAGAAGAGCCACCTGAAATGA
- a CDS encoding FkbM family methyltransferase → MFNYLKESFARKKARRVTSKYPHEVNSFQLATEGVVEFANWKNPLIPAKSITQGEINFFRQLAPLGSFCIDVGANIGDTTVPMALAVGKEGLTLGFEPNPMTYEVLEANSRLNKAKTNIVPLRYAVTEEEGEFIYSSSEASFGNGGVSSTQQEADQHGKFKLQEKVQGINLLTYLNQYYNQYLPKLSFIKVDVEGHDIDVIRSISTLIDQYKPALVAECFSEATLDERVELYRIVADHNYSLYYFADFEENTEVVKLSEQDMNRWKNFNFYAISNEKL, encoded by the coding sequence ATGTTCAACTACCTAAAGGAATCATTTGCTCGAAAGAAGGCAAGACGTGTCACCAGTAAATACCCGCATGAGGTCAATTCGTTTCAATTGGCTACGGAAGGAGTCGTCGAGTTTGCTAACTGGAAAAACCCACTTATACCAGCCAAATCGATTACTCAGGGAGAAATTAATTTCTTCCGTCAGTTGGCTCCTTTGGGTAGCTTTTGCATTGATGTAGGCGCTAATATTGGGGATACAACTGTACCGATGGCACTGGCGGTTGGTAAAGAAGGATTGACATTGGGTTTTGAGCCTAATCCAATGACCTATGAAGTCCTGGAAGCTAATTCACGGCTTAATAAGGCCAAGACAAACATCGTACCCTTACGCTATGCGGTTACGGAAGAAGAAGGTGAATTTATCTATTCGTCTTCCGAAGCCTCGTTTGGTAATGGGGGTGTTTCAAGTACGCAGCAAGAAGCTGATCAACATGGTAAGTTTAAACTTCAGGAGAAGGTACAGGGTATCAATCTATTGACGTACTTAAATCAATATTACAACCAGTATCTACCGAAATTATCGTTTATCAAAGTTGACGTTGAAGGTCACGATATTGATGTTATACGCTCAATATCGACTTTAATTGATCAATACAAACCTGCCTTAGTCGCTGAGTGCTTTTCAGAAGCTACTCTTGATGAGCGGGTAGAACTCTATCGGATTGTAGCTGATCACAACTACAGTCTTTATTATTTCGCTGATTTTGAAGAGAATACAGAAGTTGTCAAGCTTTCCGAGCAGGATATGAATCGCTGGAAAAATTTTAATTTCTACGCTATTTCCAATGAAAAGCTGTAG
- a CDS encoding DUF2490 domain-containing protein, whose amino-acid sequence MALRYVLFFLLLSATSFGQQYRVIDRNAIGWYVYNGDHKLSKRWELHTEYQWRRVALIQSWQQSLARLGLGYKLTDQVKLAGGFTFFTTYPYGDYPVADAGVPTIENRTHEDIQLSAKMGIVSLRHRFRLEQRWLGIGAEDNPRHIESWEYQNRARYQISGTIPLQGATIEDGEWYANFFDELFIGFGRNVEQNIFNQNRISAGLGYQFRETFAIELNYLNQISQHPELEPISQKPVFEINHGFRLNVKYDLDFSKK is encoded by the coding sequence ATGGCCCTTCGTTACGTTCTTTTCTTTCTGCTTCTTTCAGCTACCAGTTTTGGCCAGCAGTACCGAGTCATTGACCGCAACGCCATTGGCTGGTATGTCTATAACGGCGATCATAAACTGAGTAAACGCTGGGAATTACATACTGAATACCAATGGCGACGGGTGGCGTTGATTCAGTCATGGCAGCAGTCGCTGGCACGGCTTGGCTTGGGCTACAAGCTAACCGATCAGGTAAAGCTGGCGGGCGGCTTCACCTTTTTCACTACCTACCCGTATGGCGATTACCCTGTTGCGGATGCGGGCGTTCCAACCATCGAAAACCGAACGCACGAAGACATTCAACTCAGCGCGAAAATGGGCATTGTCAGCCTCCGCCATCGCTTCCGGCTCGAACAACGGTGGCTTGGAATTGGGGCCGAGGATAATCCGCGGCATATCGAAAGTTGGGAGTACCAGAATCGGGCCCGCTACCAGATTTCGGGCACGATTCCGCTTCAGGGAGCTACGATCGAGGATGGCGAATGGTATGCTAATTTCTTCGATGAATTGTTTATTGGCTTTGGCCGAAATGTCGAGCAAAATATCTTTAACCAGAATCGAATTTCAGCGGGCTTGGGGTACCAGTTTCGAGAAACCTTTGCGATTGAACTGAATTACCTCAACCAGATCTCGCAGCACCCGGAACTGGAACCCATTAGCCAGAAACCCGTCTTCGAAATTAACCATGGCTTCCGGCTGAACGTGAAATACGATCTGGATTTTAGCAAAAAGTAA